Proteins found in one Carassius auratus strain Wakin chromosome 42, ASM336829v1, whole genome shotgun sequence genomic segment:
- the zbtb24 gene encoding zinc finger and BTB domain-containing protein 24, with the protein MSQSPASSVLALHSKTHKDTILHKFDKLRRRELLCDITLIVEDVHFKAHKALLAASSEYFSLMFTAEEQVSQSVYKLDGMAAKTFSAVLEFIYSANVTVDKSISEQLLDMAHFLDIQDLLKAHEDLQKNSSTIENVMSAKGDGVDDCIKTKRKRGRPKKSLHIQDSSQKEYPETGLPTQTTSESTEPLLDPTSPPKDLSDSDYNPQEDRPRHSKRQIKRPVKLKGFRLGDELTEHKEPEKRGPKRKYPDTEARCDQCGKVFKNHLFLKIHQRTHTGEKPFKCSVCGKGFTQKHTLLVHQRMHTGEKPFICTICSKALSTKHSLLEHMNLHTENKSFSCDKCEKSFSQKRQLKSHYRVHTGKALPECAHCHHKFMDAAQLKKHLRTHTGEKPFTCEICGKCFTAKSTLQTHIMIHRGEKPYICNICDKTFSDPSARRRHVASHTGAKPFTCSICNLSFARMDNLKAHTKTHNKERQQGEAENTGPAPVEATSGAEGMHNILQLQPYQLPTHPEQEIQLVVTGEVDNINLCQDQSISIITAEDTSVEQGLTLLTQPSGHVQNLALVTPDGLDASAQIQTISVLGSQVSSGETEQMHVITLTKEAMEQLQVHHGGSQQLQVIHQLSESPAESPSRTSPAGGIHISSQSGQPISISQTTEQIPSDQIQGQTFQIQAGTVSYLYTTSMTPQN; encoded by the exons ATGTCTCAATCGCCAGCCTCATCTGTTCTCGCTCTGcattcaaaaacacacaaggaCACAATCCTGCATAAATTTGACAAGCTCAGAAGAAGGGAACTGCTCTGTGACATAACCCTCATCGTAGAAGACGTGCACTTCAAAGCACACAAGGCTCTTTTAGCAGCGAGCAGTGAGTATTTCTCACTAATGTTCACCGCTGAAGAGCAAGTAAGCCAGTCGGTGTACAAGCTGGATGGCATGGCTGCGAAAACCTTCTCGGCCGTGCTTGAGTTTATCTACTCTGCAAATGTTACTGTGGACAAGAGCATCTCTGAGCAGCTGCTTGACATGGCGCACTTTCTGGACATCCAGGATTTGCTCAAAGCCCACGAGGACCTTCAAAAGAACAGTTCAACGATTGAAAATGTGATGTCTGCCAAGGGAGATGGTGTTGATGACTGCATAAAGACAAAGCGTAAAAGAGGACGGCCGAAAAAGAGCCTTCACATTCAGGATTCAAGCCAAAAAGAGTATCCTGAAACTGGTTTACCAACACAAACTACCTCCGAGTCTACAGAACCCCTCTTGGATCCCACGTCCCCACCAAAAGACTTAAGCGACAGTGACTACAACCCCCAAGAGGACAGACCCCGTCACAGCAAGCGCCAAATAAAGCGGCCTGTCAAGCTGAAGGGATTTAGGTTAGGAGATGAACTCACAGAGCACAAGGAGCCCGAGAAGAGAGGACCCAAGAGGAAGTATCCCGACACTGAGGCCAGGTGTGACCAGTGTGGGAAGGTGTTTAAAAACCATCTTTTTCTGAAGATACATCAACGCACTCACACAG GTGAAAAACCATTCAAATGCAGTGTTTGTGGGAAGGGTTTCACCCAGAAACACACTCTTTTGGTTCATCAGCGCATGCACACGGGAGAAAAGCCCTTCATCTGCACCATATGTTCCAAAGCGCTGTCCACGAAACACTCCCTACTGGAGCACATGAACCTACACACAG AGAATAAATCTTTCAGTTGTGACAAGTGTGAAAAAAGCTTCAGTCAGAAGCGGCAGCTGAAAAGTCATTACCGTGTTCACACAGGAAAAGCATTACCTGAGTGTGCACATTGCCATCATAAATTTATGGATGCAGCTCAACTGAAGAAGCACCTGAGAACTCATACTG GTGAGAAGCCGTTCACATGTGAGATCTGTGGGAAGTGTTTCACAGCCAAGAGCACACTACAGACACACATCATGATACACAG AGGAGAGAAGCCATACATCTGCAACATCTGCGATAAGACCTTCTCTGATCCCAGTGCCAGGAGGCGTCATGTGGCGTCTCACACGGGTGCAAAACCGTTCACGTGTTCCATCTGCAACCTGTCATTTGCCCGAATGGACAACCTTAAAGCTCACACCAAGACTCACAACAAGGAGCGTCAACAAGGAGAAGCTGAAAACACTGGACCTGCGCCGGTGGAGGCCACGTCAGGAGCTGAAGGAATGCACAACATCCTCCAACTCCAGCCCTACCAACTTCCCACCCACCCCGAGCAGGAGATCCAGCTGGTGGTGACCGGCGAGGTGGACAACATCAACCTGTGCCAGGATCAAAGTATCAGCATCATCACTGCAGAAGATACTTCTGTGGAACAGGGTCTCACGCTTCTCACCCAACCTTCTGGTCACGTCCAGAACCTGGCGCTGGTCACGCCAGATGGGTTAGATGCCAGTGCTCAAATCCAAACTATCAGCGTTTTAGGAAGTCAGGTGAGCAGCGGAGAGACAGAGCAAATGCATGTCATCACGCTGACCAAAGAAGCCATGGAGCAACTGCAGGTTCATCACGGAGGTTCACAACAGCTGCAGGTGATCCACCAGCTGTCTGAGAGCCCTGCTGAAAGTCCCAGCCGGACGAGTCCAGCAGGAGGCATTCACATCAGCAGCCAGAGCGGCCAGCCCATCTCCATCAGCCAGACCACCGAGCAGATCCCCAGCGATCAGATTCAGGGCCAAACCTTCCAGATCCAGGCTGGAACTGTCTCCTACCTCTACACCACCAGCATGACCCCGCAAAACTGA
- the ddo gene encoding D-aspartate oxidase isoform X1, whose amino-acid sequence MKRVKVLVVGAGVVGLSTAVCVAETLPYCSVTVIAEKFSPDTTGDGAAGILLPKEFPDIPLERQKRWFKESFDHLLAIADSPQASDAGVYLSSGYHIFKDIPCDKKPFWSDFVLGFRYMTDREMKRFPNYKFGQAFTTLKCECLNYLPWLEKRLRAVGGQIIHEKVTDLQKLALNYDAIMNCSGLSSRFLLKDEEVYPIRGQILKVSAPWLKNFIRDGDGNTYIYPGIRYVSIGGTRQADDWRLEVDKEDSKGILERCCRLEPSLRAAQVMGEWVGLRPGRANPRVERQYLHLQGRQVPVVHNYGHGGCGVTLSWGTALDALDLLRQSLFEKPPQARL is encoded by the exons ATGAAGCGTGTGAAGGTGCTCGTGGTCGGAGCAGGTGTGGTGGGTTTatccactgctgtgtgtgtcgCTGAGACGCTTCCCTATTGTTCTGTGACTGTTATTGCTGAGAAGTTTTCTCCGGACACCACCGGTGATGGAGCTGCAGGAATCCTCTTACCCAAAGAGTTTCCCG ACATCCCTCTTGAACGGCAAAAGCGTTGGTTCAAGGAGTCATTCGATCATCTTCTGGCCATTGCAGATTCCCCTCAAGCCTCAGATGCTGGCGTGTACTTGAGCTCTGG GTACCACATTTTTAAGGATATTCCCTGTGACAAAAAGCCCTTTTGGTCAGATTTTGTACTTGGATTCAGATACATGACGGATCGTGAAATGAAGCGTTTTCCTAATTATAAGTTTGGTCAAGCGTTTACCACATTAAAGTGTGAATGTCTGAACTACTTGCCATGGTTAGAAAAAAG GCTTCGAGCAGTTGGAGGTCAGATCATACATGAAAAGGTGACTGATCTTCAGAAACTGGCCCTGAATTACGATGCCATCATGAACTGCTCAGGCCTCAGCTCTCGTTTTCTGCTGAAGGATGAGGAGGTCTATCCAATACGAGGACAGATTTTGAAGGTTAGCGCTCCTTGGCTGAAGAACTTCATCCGAGATGGAGACGGCAATACCTACATCTACCCAGGCATCAGGTACGTCAGCATCGGAGGCACGCGGCAGGCAGATGACTGGCGGCTGGAGGTGGATAAGGAGGACAGCAAGGGGATCCTGGAGCGCTGCTGCCGGCTGGAACCGTCTCTGCGAGCCGCTCAGGTGATGGGCGAGTGGGTCGGGCTGCGGCCGGGCCGGGCGAACCCACGGGTGGAGCGCCAGTATCTGCATTTACAGGGCCGTCAGGTGCCTGTGGTGCACAACTACGGTCACGGCGGCTGTGGTGTTACTCTGAGCTGGGGAACAGCGCTGGACGCGCTCGATCTGCTGAGACAGAGTCTGTTTGAAAAACCTCCTCAAGCCAGACTCTGA
- the ddo gene encoding D-aspartate oxidase isoform X2: MKRVKVLVVGAGVVGLSTAVCVAETLPYCSVTVIAEKFSPDTTGDGAAGILLPKEFPDIPLERQKRWFKESFDHLLAIADSPQASDAGVYLSSGYHIFKDIPCDKKPFWSDFVLGFRYMTDREMKRFPNYKFGQAFTTLKCECLNYLPWLEKRLRAVGGQIIHEKDEEVYPIRGQILKVSAPWLKNFIRDGDGNTYIYPGIRYVSIGGTRQADDWRLEVDKEDSKGILERCCRLEPSLRAAQVMGEWVGLRPGRANPRVERQYLHLQGRQVPVVHNYGHGGCGVTLSWGTALDALDLLRQSLFEKPPQARL, translated from the exons ATGAAGCGTGTGAAGGTGCTCGTGGTCGGAGCAGGTGTGGTGGGTTTatccactgctgtgtgtgtcgCTGAGACGCTTCCCTATTGTTCTGTGACTGTTATTGCTGAGAAGTTTTCTCCGGACACCACCGGTGATGGAGCTGCAGGAATCCTCTTACCCAAAGAGTTTCCCG ACATCCCTCTTGAACGGCAAAAGCGTTGGTTCAAGGAGTCATTCGATCATCTTCTGGCCATTGCAGATTCCCCTCAAGCCTCAGATGCTGGCGTGTACTTGAGCTCTGG GTACCACATTTTTAAGGATATTCCCTGTGACAAAAAGCCCTTTTGGTCAGATTTTGTACTTGGATTCAGATACATGACGGATCGTGAAATGAAGCGTTTTCCTAATTATAAGTTTGGTCAAGCGTTTACCACATTAAAGTGTGAATGTCTGAACTACTTGCCATGGTTAGAAAAAAG GCTTCGAGCAGTTGGAGGTCAGATCATACATGAAAAG GATGAGGAGGTCTATCCAATACGAGGACAGATTTTGAAGGTTAGCGCTCCTTGGCTGAAGAACTTCATCCGAGATGGAGACGGCAATACCTACATCTACCCAGGCATCAGGTACGTCAGCATCGGAGGCACGCGGCAGGCAGATGACTGGCGGCTGGAGGTGGATAAGGAGGACAGCAAGGGGATCCTGGAGCGCTGCTGCCGGCTGGAACCGTCTCTGCGAGCCGCTCAGGTGATGGGCGAGTGGGTCGGGCTGCGGCCGGGCCGGGCGAACCCACGGGTGGAGCGCCAGTATCTGCATTTACAGGGCCGTCAGGTGCCTGTGGTGCACAACTACGGTCACGGCGGCTGTGGTGTTACTCTGAGCTGGGGAACAGCGCTGGACGCGCTCGATCTGCTGAGACAGAGTCTGTTTGAAAAACCTCCTCAAGCCAGACTCTGA